One stretch of Tistrella mobilis DNA includes these proteins:
- a CDS encoding AraC family transcriptional regulator, producing the protein MPHPASRFRRLATALPGIEAVTAETTRRFARHTHDQFGIGVIARGAQGSASGRGPVEAGPGDVITVNPGEVHDGWPIGDTGRAWRMLYIDPPVLAEVAADLMRSGDAEFHHPAATAPATAARFLAAFHSLTARATTTTAAPLAREERLTVLLADLLGGLLVPAARPAIPPGIARARAAIDDDPAAAHDLAGLAAIAQTGRFQLIRSFTRATGFTPHAYVLERRVQLARRLITTGTPLAEAAAEAGFADQSHMTRHMTRRLGATPGVWAGKEV; encoded by the coding sequence ATGCCGCACCCCGCCAGCCGTTTCCGCCGCCTTGCCACCGCCCTGCCGGGGATCGAGGCAGTGACGGCGGAAACCACCCGCCGCTTCGCCCGCCACACCCACGACCAGTTCGGCATCGGGGTGATCGCCCGCGGTGCCCAGGGCTCGGCCAGCGGCCGCGGGCCGGTGGAGGCCGGGCCGGGCGACGTGATCACCGTCAACCCGGGCGAGGTGCATGACGGCTGGCCGATCGGCGATACCGGCCGCGCCTGGCGCATGCTCTATATCGACCCGCCGGTGCTGGCAGAGGTGGCGGCCGATCTGATGCGGTCGGGCGATGCCGAATTCCACCATCCGGCCGCAACCGCCCCCGCCACCGCGGCGCGGTTTCTCGCCGCCTTCCACAGCCTGACCGCCCGGGCGACCACCACCACCGCGGCCCCCCTCGCCCGCGAGGAACGCCTGACCGTGCTGCTCGCCGATCTTCTGGGCGGGCTGCTGGTGCCGGCCGCCCGCCCGGCCATCCCCCCCGGCATCGCCCGCGCCCGCGCCGCCATCGACGACGACCCCGCCGCCGCCCACGATCTGGCCGGGCTTGCCGCCATCGCGCAAACCGGCCGCTTCCAGCTGATCCGCAGCTTCACCCGCGCGACCGGCTTCACCCCCCATGCCTATGTTCTGGAACGCCGCGTACAGCTCGCCCGCCGCCTGATCACCACCGGCACGCCCCTCGCCGAAGCCGCCGCCGAAGCCGGCTTCGCCGACCAGAGCCACATGACCCGCCACATGACCCGCCGGCTGGGCGCGACGCCGGGGGTTTGGGCGGGGAAAGAGGTATGA
- a CDS encoding MFS transporter produces the protein MDDTAPDAPLPDTSPSGGLIGLLIAAVVTVGSNALLLSPILIDVARDFGTDTVTIARVISAYGAATAISALFLSTAVDRFGAKRVLVATTAVMALALAASAAAPAWPVLAAAQMLAGITAGMLLPAIYATATSLGGAARGARVLGRVLNGWAISLVAGVPASAAITDLAGWRVAYVVLAVIAAATCLGCRRLPATPAGAIAASTRHRVASPLATLRRPGVASLLLVCLTFMTAFYGCYAFVGDAFRRALDLDAGTAGLFVLAYGAGFGLASLAAPLIDRIGPARLLPRVMVAIAGVYLILNPALQAFPTALAVAAVWGMVNHLGLNMLVLLLSRRAAGAGGAVMGLHSAVTYTAVFLGPLLLGLAYEGIGFGAVAGAAAAAALIGAGAAWRDARRWPPSH, from the coding sequence ATGGACGACACCGCCCCCGACGCCCCCCTTCCCGACACATCGCCCTCCGGCGGCCTGATCGGCCTGCTGATCGCGGCGGTGGTCACCGTCGGCTCCAATGCCCTGTTGTTGAGCCCGATCCTGATCGATGTCGCCCGCGATTTCGGCACCGATACCGTCACCATCGCCCGGGTGATTTCGGCCTATGGTGCCGCGACCGCGATCTCGGCCCTGTTTCTGTCGACCGCGGTCGACCGGTTCGGCGCAAAGCGGGTGCTGGTCGCCACCACCGCGGTGATGGCGCTTGCCCTTGCCGCCAGCGCCGCCGCCCCGGCCTGGCCGGTGCTGGCCGCCGCCCAGATGCTGGCCGGCATCACCGCCGGCATGCTGCTGCCGGCGATCTATGCCACCGCCACCAGCCTTGGGGGGGCTGCGCGGGGCGCGCGGGTGCTGGGGCGGGTGCTGAACGGCTGGGCGATCTCTCTGGTGGCCGGCGTGCCGGCCTCTGCCGCGATCACCGATCTGGCCGGCTGGCGGGTCGCCTATGTCGTGCTGGCGGTGATCGCCGCCGCCACCTGCCTCGGCTGCCGGCGGCTGCCGGCCACACCGGCGGGCGCCATCGCCGCAAGCACACGCCACCGGGTCGCCTCGCCGCTCGCCACCCTCCGCCGGCCGGGGGTGGCCTCGCTGCTGCTGGTCTGTCTCACCTTCATGACCGCCTTCTACGGCTGTTATGCCTTTGTGGGCGATGCCTTCCGCCGGGCGCTGGATCTGGATGCCGGCACCGCCGGCCTGTTCGTACTGGCCTATGGTGCGGGCTTCGGCCTGGCCAGCCTGGCCGCGCCGCTGATCGACCGGATCGGCCCGGCGCGGCTGCTGCCGCGGGTGATGGTGGCGATCGCCGGGGTTTATCTGATCCTCAACCCCGCCCTGCAAGCCTTCCCCACGGCCCTCGCCGTGGCGGCGGTCTGGGGCATGGTCAACCATCTGGGGCTCAACATGCTGGTGCTGCTGCTCTCGCGCCGCGCGGCCGGGGCCGGCGGGGCGGTGATGGGGCTGCACTCGGCCGTCACCTACACGGCGGTCTTCCTGGGGCCGCTGCTGCTGGGTCTGGCTTATGAGGGCATCGGCTTCGGCGCGGTTGCAGGGGCCGCGGCCGCAGCGGCGCTGATCGGGGCGGGGGCGGCGTGGCGGGATGCAAGGCGCTGGCCACCCTCCCACTAG
- a CDS encoding metallophosphoesterase: MRVFAISDLHVDYDENDRWVAELSTADYVDDLLILAGDVSDMPQRLGRTLERLAMRFRTVIYLPGNHELWVVRDRTHDDSFAKFDEVRRIAHESGAVQQVWHGAGLRIVPLYGWYDFSFGEPARDLRLAWTDFRACRWPEGMTPALITDAFLARNPAPVAAAHAVTITVSHFLPRIDVMPDFIPPAKRIVYPVLGTRKLETQLRAWGPVTHVYGHSHVNRDQVIDGVRYVNNAFGYPGETRIAAKRLLCLREA, encoded by the coding sequence ATGCGCGTTTTTGCAATCTCGGACCTGCATGTCGATTACGACGAAAACGACCGCTGGGTGGCGGAACTGTCGACGGCGGATTATGTCGACGATCTGCTGATCCTGGCCGGCGACGTCTCCGACATGCCGCAGCGTCTGGGCCGCACCCTGGAACGGCTGGCGATGCGGTTCCGCACCGTGATCTATCTGCCCGGCAATCACGAGCTTTGGGTGGTGCGCGACCGCACCCATGACGATTCGTTCGCGAAGTTCGACGAGGTCCGTCGCATCGCCCATGAAAGCGGCGCGGTGCAGCAGGTCTGGCACGGCGCCGGGCTCCGCATCGTGCCGCTTTACGGCTGGTATGATTTCTCGTTCGGCGAGCCCGCGCGCGATCTGCGCCTGGCCTGGACCGATTTCCGCGCCTGCCGCTGGCCCGAGGGCATGACGCCGGCGCTGATCACCGACGCCTTCCTGGCCCGCAACCCGGCCCCGGTGGCGGCAGCGCATGCGGTGACCATCACCGTCTCGCATTTCCTGCCCCGGATCGACGTGATGCCGGATTTCATCCCGCCGGCCAAACGCATCGTCTATCCCGTGCTCGGCACCCGCAAACTGGAAACCCAGCTCCGCGCCTGGGGGCCGGTCACCCATGTCTATGGTCACAGCCATGTCAACCGCGATCAGGTGATCGACGGTGTGCGCTATGTGAACAATGCCTTCGGTTATCCGGGGGAGACGCGGATTGCGGCGAAGCGGTTGCTGTGCCTCCGGGAGGCGTGA
- a CDS encoding ABC transporter ATP-binding protein, producing MAECGETPSVILGLKAAGLRGVLASLVPVAVLAVLSALLMVLVPWLFARLIDDLAAGGAEDLLAVVAAYALLLGCGLVVRHVVEYLGDMCAERISSTISIAFFERLMRKTPAFFVDNNIVAIRQAQARGAMAMNVVVQLGSGVLLTGLVQFLATIVMLGAAVTPAIAAIVAAYGLAFTGVTWLAASRTRGHLDAAIDADQQVAQVFGNVIGAVEAVRQAGGTAWARDHHHAQMHGLLDRWAAYCRRRIAYAAIYGLALAMQIAVTFGLLLPAWRAGQLTIGEVVLFNTLLLQLNQPFEAAGHAIDDVVRSLARLRPLLRMWQAPEMPMRPQAQPLVIRDGTVTFDHPGYVHADGRGLSGLRATARRGHVTWIMGETGAGKTALIRLLTRALEPGTGRILIDGTDLAGIDPEAWYAIVGIVPQEPVLIADSVAMNVTFGRPRDEGRLNAALAAARMLERVQAMPAGLETVVGERGFRLSGGERQRIAIARALYGDPAVLLLDEAGSALDPATEENILDGIRQIVDRVTVIAVTHRPGVIRPGDTVITLASGGSPVVREGI from the coding sequence GTGGCGGAATGCGGGGAAACACCATCCGTCATTCTGGGTCTGAAGGCCGCCGGCCTGCGAGGCGTGCTTGCATCGCTTGTGCCGGTGGCAGTGCTGGCGGTGTTGTCCGCGCTGCTCATGGTGCTGGTGCCCTGGCTCTTCGCCCGCCTGATCGATGATCTGGCGGCCGGGGGTGCAGAGGATCTGCTGGCGGTGGTGGCGGCATATGCGTTGCTGCTGGGGTGTGGGTTGGTCGTCAGGCATGTGGTGGAATATCTGGGCGATATGTGTGCGGAGCGCATATCCTCGACCATCAGCATCGCCTTCTTCGAGCGGCTGATGCGCAAGACCCCGGCCTTCTTCGTCGACAACAACATCGTCGCGATCCGGCAGGCCCAGGCGCGGGGTGCCATGGCGATGAACGTCGTCGTCCAGCTGGGGTCGGGGGTGCTTCTGACCGGCCTGGTGCAGTTCCTGGCCACGATCGTGATGCTCGGTGCTGCCGTGACCCCGGCGATTGCCGCCATCGTGGCGGCCTATGGTCTGGCCTTCACCGGTGTTACCTGGCTGGCCGCGTCACGCACGCGCGGGCATCTGGATGCCGCGATCGACGCCGATCAGCAGGTGGCGCAGGTCTTCGGCAATGTGATCGGCGCCGTAGAGGCGGTGCGGCAGGCGGGCGGCACCGCCTGGGCACGTGATCATCACCACGCGCAGATGCATGGGCTGCTGGATCGCTGGGCTGCCTATTGCCGGCGGCGGATCGCCTATGCCGCGATATATGGCCTGGCGCTGGCCATGCAGATCGCCGTCACCTTCGGCCTGCTGCTGCCGGCCTGGCGGGCGGGCCAGCTCACCATCGGCGAGGTGGTGCTGTTCAACACCCTGCTTCTGCAGCTCAATCAGCCTTTCGAGGCCGCCGGCCATGCGATCGATGATGTGGTTCGTTCGCTGGCGCGGCTGCGGCCGCTGTTGCGCATGTGGCAGGCGCCGGAAATGCCGATGCGGCCCCAGGCGCAACCGCTGGTGATCCGCGACGGGACCGTCACTTTCGATCATCCCGGCTATGTTCATGCCGACGGGCGGGGGCTGTCCGGGCTTCGGGCGACGGCGCGGCGCGGCCATGTCACCTGGATCATGGGAGAGACCGGCGCAGGCAAGACCGCGCTCATCCGATTGTTGACCCGGGCGCTGGAACCCGGCACCGGGCGCATCCTGATCGACGGCACGGATCTGGCCGGGATCGACCCGGAGGCCTGGTACGCGATCGTGGGCATCGTCCCGCAGGAGCCGGTCCTGATCGCGGACAGCGTGGCGATGAATGTGACCTTCGGCCGGCCCCGGGACGAGGGGCGGCTGAATGCGGCGCTGGCCGCAGCCCGGATGCTTGAGCGCGTCCAGGCCATGCCGGCCGGGCTTGAAACGGTGGTGGGGGAGCGGGGTTTCCGCCTGTCGGGTGGCGAGCGTCAGCGGATTGCCATCGCCCGCGCGCTTTATGGCGACCCCGCCGTGCTGCTGCTCGACGAGGCGGGCTCCGCGCTCGATCCGGCGACGGAGGAGAATATTCTCGACGGTATCCGCCAGATTGTCGATCGGGTGACGGTGATTGCGGTCACCCACCGGCCGGGGGTGATCCGGCCGGGCGATACCGTGATCACGCTGGCCAGTGGCGGATCACCGGTGGTGCGGGAGGGCATATGA
- a CDS encoding formyltransferase family protein translates to MRLALLGGVDGSWAAMLRAGGHVLTSIWTAGGGQVGEITAALAAEHQCPVFFHRFRRDDLAMLRQTGTGLVVVVGYPWLVPVDPALPAVNIHPSLLPDGRGPAPVQWILASHPASAGITVHKLTAEADAGDILAQEPMTLTATDDLHTVFARTYWRSAQMMAAILADFPRAWAAAVPQPATGRWTADHPGVFTIGPTTRVGDALHHWRAFGPGLVAWREGEGRTRWPVAVRGWLEAHGLAPGMVVSDDGRIATLAVVDGFLLIEAPG, encoded by the coding sequence ATGAGACTTGCGCTGTTGGGCGGTGTCGATGGCAGCTGGGCCGCCATGCTGCGTGCCGGCGGCCATGTTCTGACCTCGATATGGACGGCCGGCGGTGGTCAGGTCGGCGAGATCACCGCAGCGCTTGCCGCGGAACATCAGTGCCCGGTCTTCTTCCATCGGTTCCGCCGTGATGATCTGGCGATGCTGCGGCAGACCGGCACCGGGCTGGTGGTGGTGGTCGGCTATCCATGGCTGGTACCGGTCGACCCCGCCCTGCCTGCGGTCAACATCCACCCAAGCCTGCTGCCCGACGGGCGCGGACCCGCCCCTGTGCAATGGATCCTCGCGAGCCACCCGGCATCGGCGGGGATCACTGTTCACAAGCTGACGGCAGAGGCCGATGCCGGGGACATTCTGGCGCAGGAGCCGATGACCCTGACCGCCACCGATGATCTGCACACGGTGTTCGCGCGGACCTATTGGCGATCGGCGCAGATGATGGCGGCGATCCTGGCGGATTTTCCACGCGCCTGGGCGGCGGCGGTGCCGCAGCCCGCAACCGGCCGCTGGACGGCGGATCACCCCGGGGTCTTCACCATCGGGCCGACGACCCGGGTGGGCGATGCGCTGCATCACTGGCGCGCCTTCGGCCCGGGGCTCGTCGCCTGGAGGGAAGGGGAGGGGCGGACCCGCTGGCCGGTGGCGGTGCGCGGCTGGCTGGAGGCCCATGGCCTGGCCCCCGGCATGGTGGTCTCGGATGACGGACGGATCGCGACGCTGGCGGTCGTGGACGGCTTCCTGCTGATCGAGGCCCCGGGGTGA
- a CDS encoding FMN-binding negative transcriptional regulator, giving the protein MYVPAHYRTDDPAAILGWLARFPFGTLVTAGADGLPLATSLPVITEGQGTTEDQPPHDITGLTIAAHMARRNPHAAALSTGMPALLVVNGPDAYISPAWYESPVNVPTWDYVGLQIRGRLTVIDDRDGLIDLMRRQIAAFEARTATGWTLDAAPEPHVDRLIQGVIGLRIRVERIDCMQKLSQNKPTDRPTIQAALRASGSDYGPVVAGLMDLVK; this is encoded by the coding sequence ATGTACGTGCCCGCCCATTACCGCACCGACGACCCCGCCGCCATTCTGGGCTGGCTGGCCCGCTTCCCCTTCGGCACGCTGGTGACCGCCGGCGCCGATGGCCTGCCGCTCGCCACCTCGCTGCCGGTGATCACCGAAGGTCAGGGCACCACTGAAGATCAGCCCCCCCACGACATCACCGGTCTCACCATCGCCGCCCATATGGCCCGGCGCAACCCCCATGCGGCGGCGCTGTCGACCGGCATGCCGGCCCTGCTGGTGGTCAACGGCCCCGATGCCTATATCTCGCCCGCCTGGTATGAAAGCCCGGTCAACGTGCCGACCTGGGACTATGTCGGCCTGCAGATCCGCGGCCGGCTGACGGTCATCGACGACCGCGACGGCCTGATCGACCTGATGCGCCGCCAGATCGCCGCCTTCGAGGCCCGCACCGCCACCGGCTGGACCCTGGATGCGGCACCGGAGCCCCATGTCGACCGGCTGATCCAGGGCGTCATCGGCCTCCGCATCCGGGTGGAGCGGATCGACTGCATGCAGAAGCTCAGCCAGAACAAACCCACCGACCGCCCGACCATCCAGGCCGCACTTCGTGCGTCCGGCAGCGATTACGGGCCGGTGGTGGCGGGGTTGATGGATCTGGTCAAATAA
- a CDS encoding alpha/beta hydrolase fold domain-containing protein, with amino-acid sequence MTDDALDPALRAMLKAAAEAPAGPSIRDLPVPEARAAYRERYLIRGIRAPEAPVAMTEHVLELPDRVIDARLYRPARAGDAPVLPLVIYFHGGGFVVGDPAAYDNQSRWLADRLGALVLTPDYRLAPEHPFPAAVADAWDVFTLVAGDAAAWGADPAAIGLAGDSAGGCLTLVTALTARDRPNGPQPVAGLALYPVTDFRPNAGEDVSYPSMAAFGRGYFLDTATMDWFCDLLLTGTEDARDPRASPLLWPDVAGTCPIVLATAGFDPLSDQGDAMADRLAAAGVPVDHLRLADMIHNFPGYAGLSAGAEAAFARVVDAFGARLPGRRRA; translated from the coding sequence ATGACCGACGACGCACTCGATCCCGCGCTCAGGGCGATGCTGAAGGCCGCCGCCGAGGCCCCCGCCGGGCCGAGCATCCGCGACCTGCCGGTGCCCGAGGCGCGCGCCGCCTATCGCGAGCGCTATCTGATCCGCGGCATCCGCGCCCCCGAAGCGCCGGTCGCCATGACGGAACATGTGCTGGAGCTGCCGGATCGGGTGATCGATGCCCGGCTCTACCGGCCGGCGCGGGCGGGCGATGCCCCGGTACTGCCGCTGGTGATCTATTTCCACGGCGGCGGCTTCGTGGTCGGCGACCCGGCGGCCTATGACAACCAGTCGCGCTGGCTGGCCGACCGGCTGGGCGCGCTGGTCCTGACCCCGGATTACCGCCTGGCGCCGGAACATCCCTTCCCGGCGGCGGTGGCGGATGCCTGGGACGTTTTCACCCTGGTGGCCGGCGATGCCGCGGCCTGGGGCGCCGATCCGGCCGCGATCGGGCTTGCGGGCGACAGCGCCGGCGGCTGCCTGACCCTGGTCACGGCACTCACCGCCCGCGACCGCCCGAACGGCCCGCAGCCGGTGGCGGGTCTGGCGCTTTATCCCGTGACCGATTTCCGCCCGAATGCCGGAGAAGACGTCAGCTATCCGTCGATGGCCGCCTTCGGCAGAGGCTATTTCCTCGACACCGCCACCATGGACTGGTTCTGCGATCTGTTGCTGACCGGCACCGAAGACGCCCGCGACCCCCGCGCCTCCCCCCTGCTCTGGCCGGATGTCGCCGGCACCTGCCCGATCGTGCTGGCCACCGCCGGCTTCGACCCGCTCTCCGACCAGGGCGACGCCATGGCCGACCGCCTGGCGGCCGCGGGCGTGCCGGTCGACCATCTGCGCCTGGCCGACATGATCCACAACTTCCCCGGCTATGCCGGCCTGTCGGCGGGCGCCGAAGCGGCCTTCGCGCGGGTGGTGGATGCCTTCGGGGCACGCCTCCCGGGCCGGCGGCGCGCGTAA
- the treY gene encoding malto-oligosyltrehalose synthase — MNVTPRATMRLQFNTGFTFDDAAALVGYMHRLGISHVYASPILAARAGSAHGYDVIDPTRISDEIGGRAGLERLVAALRRHEMGLILDIVPNHMAVGGDENPWWADVLAKGEASPHARVFDIDWCHPDPERHGKVHAPFLGEDYDRALASGTLRLCRDAAGRVWALAHDRRFPIRDEDLPAIFGEGTPDAAEADRLLDRYHEPESGPRALHRLLDRQHYRLAWWRTAADEVNWRRFFDIGELAGVRVEDPEVFEATHGLIFELYAAGLIDGLRIDHIDGLADPGGYCRRLRARLDALRDRRPASAADHPPLILVEKILAPGERLPEDWPVDGTTGYDFMAELGGLFHDPSGRMPLRSLWREVTAETDDPEVEVEAARRQILATAFEADLARTVRAFAALARSRRRDRDLTTAALRRVLTEVVIQVPVYRIYDTGDGHDAADDATIAGAIDRARAHVVPGDRPALERLADWLHGGRAIEGGGTDASAEAGQTDEADPDMLRRAALIRFQQLTAPLAAKAVEDTVFYRQAPLLSCNEVGSEPGAPTLSPAAFHQACIDRRRRHPMGLLATATHDHKRGPDNRMRLAVLSERVEDWSRTVKAWRRMNMPSQASLDGHTAPHPADELMLYQTLIGVWPAGLDATRAARNAAAGEILPRVEGWWQKALRESKRRSNWVEPDTGYEAACLAFLQAIMGSASAFPEALDRLVRQITPAAMVNTLAQTVLQLTCPGIPDIYRGSEVTDLSLVDPDNRRPVDHDRLARLLAAETEPAAALESPRDHDAAKQAVIARILALRARDPALFLTGDYLPLTVTGPAADHLLAFARVGTATEGAATRGAAPPHAIILVSRLADRLIPQGGAPLIPAEGWADTLIDIPGPLTGPHHEVLTGERLALREGGLAVSGLLTRLPVAVMTGL, encoded by the coding sequence ATGAACGTCACCCCGCGCGCCACCATGCGCCTGCAGTTCAATACCGGGTTCACCTTCGACGATGCCGCGGCACTGGTCGGCTATATGCACCGGCTGGGCATCAGCCATGTCTATGCCTCGCCGATCCTGGCCGCGCGCGCGGGGTCTGCCCATGGCTATGACGTCATCGATCCGACCCGGATTTCCGACGAGATCGGCGGCCGGGCCGGGCTGGAGCGGCTGGTGGCGGCGCTGCGCCGGCACGAGATGGGGCTGATCCTCGACATCGTGCCCAACCATATGGCGGTCGGCGGCGACGAGAACCCGTGGTGGGCGGACGTGCTGGCGAAGGGCGAGGCCAGCCCCCATGCCCGGGTGTTCGATATCGACTGGTGCCATCCGGATCCTGAGCGGCACGGCAAGGTCCATGCGCCGTTTCTGGGCGAGGATTACGACCGCGCACTCGCCTCGGGCACGCTGCGGCTCTGCCGCGACGCGGCCGGGCGGGTGTGGGCCCTGGCCCATGACCGGCGGTTCCCGATCCGCGACGAGGATCTGCCGGCGATCTTCGGCGAGGGCACGCCCGATGCGGCCGAAGCCGACCGGCTGCTCGACCGCTATCACGAGCCCGAAAGCGGGCCGCGCGCCCTGCACCGGCTGCTCGACCGCCAGCATTACCGCCTCGCCTGGTGGCGCACCGCGGCCGACGAGGTGAACTGGCGGCGGTTCTTCGACATCGGCGAGCTGGCGGGCGTGCGCGTCGAAGACCCGGAGGTGTTCGAGGCGACCCACGGCCTGATCTTCGAGCTTTATGCCGCCGGGCTGATCGACGGGCTGCGCATCGATCATATCGACGGGCTGGCCGATCCGGGCGGCTATTGCCGGCGGCTGCGGGCCAGGCTCGACGCCCTGCGCGACCGCCGCCCGGCATCGGCCGCCGATCATCCGCCGCTGATCCTGGTTGAAAAGATCCTGGCGCCGGGGGAGCGTCTGCCCGAAGACTGGCCGGTCGACGGCACCACCGGCTATGACTTCATGGCCGAGCTTGGCGGCCTGTTCCACGATCCCTCGGGCCGCATGCCGCTGCGCAGCCTGTGGCGCGAGGTGACGGCCGAGACCGATGACCCGGAGGTGGAGGTGGAGGCGGCCCGCCGCCAGATCCTGGCCACGGCTTTCGAGGCCGATCTGGCCCGCACCGTGCGCGCCTTCGCGGCACTCGCCCGATCGCGCCGCCGCGATCGCGATCTGACCACCGCGGCGCTCCGCCGGGTGCTGACCGAGGTGGTGATCCAGGTGCCGGTCTACCGGATCTACGACACCGGCGACGGCCATGATGCCGCCGATGACGCAACCATCGCAGGCGCGATCGACCGCGCCCGCGCCCATGTGGTGCCCGGTGACCGCCCGGCGCTGGAGCGGCTGGCCGACTGGCTGCATGGCGGCCGGGCGATCGAGGGCGGCGGCACCGATGCCTCGGCCGAGGCGGGCCAGACCGATGAGGCCGACCCCGATATGCTCCGCCGGGCAGCCCTGATCCGCTTTCAGCAGCTGACCGCGCCGCTTGCCGCCAAGGCCGTGGAAGACACGGTCTTCTACCGCCAGGCCCCGCTTCTGTCGTGCAACGAAGTGGGGTCCGAGCCCGGCGCGCCGACGCTCTCGCCCGCCGCCTTTCACCAGGCCTGCATCGACCGCCGGCGCCGCCACCCCATGGGGCTGCTGGCCACCGCCACCCACGACCACAAGCGCGGCCCAGACAACCGCATGCGCCTGGCCGTGCTCTCGGAAAGGGTGGAGGACTGGAGCCGGACGGTGAAGGCCTGGCGGCGGATGAACATGCCATCGCAGGCGTCATTGGACGGCCATACGGCGCCGCACCCGGCCGACGAGCTGATGCTCTACCAGACCCTGATCGGCGTCTGGCCGGCCGGGCTGGATGCCACCCGCGCCGCGCGCAACGCGGCCGCGGGCGAGATCCTGCCCCGGGTGGAGGGCTGGTGGCAGAAGGCGCTGCGCGAAAGCAAGCGCCGCTCCAACTGGGTGGAGCCGGATACCGGCTACGAGGCCGCCTGCCTCGCTTTCCTGCAGGCGATCATGGGCAGCGCCAGCGCCTTCCCCGAGGCGCTGGACCGGCTGGTGCGGCAGATCACCCCCGCCGCCATGGTGAATACGCTTGCCCAGACCGTGCTGCAGCTGACCTGCCCCGGCATTCCCGACATCTATCGCGGATCGGAGGTGACGGACCTGTCGCTGGTCGATCCCGACAACCGCCGGCCGGTGGATCACGACCGCCTGGCACGGCTGCTGGCGGCCGAAACCGAGCCCGCGGCGGCGCTCGAATCCCCCCGCGACCACGACGCCGCCAAACAGGCGGTGATCGCCCGCATCCTGGCGCTCCGCGCCCGCGACCCGGCGCTGTTCCTGACCGGGGACTATCTGCCGCTGACGGTGACCGGGCCGGCGGCCGACCATCTGCTCGCCTTCGCCCGGGTGGGCACCGCGACAGAGGGGGCCGCGACCCGGGGGGCCGCGCCACCCCATGCCATCATCCTGGTCTCGCGCCTCGCCGACCGGCTGATCCCCCAGGGCGGCGCGCCGCTGATCCCGGCCGAGGGCTGGGCCGACACGCTGATCGACATCCCGGGCCCGCTCACCGGCCCGCATCACGAGGTGCTGACGGGCGAAAGACTGGCGCTCCGCGAGGGCGGGCTCGCGGTCTCGGGCCTGCTGACCCGGCTGCCGGTTGCGGTGATGACCGGGCTTTGA
- a CDS encoding GNAT family N-acetyltransferase: MAVYPHGTFTPLTAETAATLAAFLAAHADPDTRRMAAEPGYAERLVIRNTRTEDPVRDEFWHLDGRLRAVLTSARTRRHDGRGIVNLLIWCPADDAGALAACLDQALTREAGEPDNVCDYRYNPLPGRTEPAGLLRARGFEQCTGRLRYHRAPAPLQPDEAPHAGRAEARGYATRLITAADADAPETGRLLDQVAHIHNRCFGARGNGAGMTGQVIRANLDAPGSGLIMTGRGPDLAGYILFTPAHDGLLGSECACLRRHWGSGAADLICREMITHAWTHGRQAITAFADAGNAASRRMLERAGLRVVDSFDQWVCPQAPVQP; the protein is encoded by the coding sequence ATGGCGGTTTACCCTCATGGAACCTTCACCCCGCTTACGGCCGAGACTGCCGCCACGCTTGCAGCCTTCCTCGCCGCCCATGCCGACCCCGACACGCGCCGGATGGCCGCCGAACCCGGCTATGCCGAACGTCTGGTCATCCGCAACACCCGGACGGAAGACCCGGTCCGCGACGAATTCTGGCATCTGGACGGCCGGTTGCGCGCGGTGCTGACCAGCGCCCGCACCCGCCGGCACGACGGCCGCGGCATCGTCAACCTGCTGATCTGGTGCCCGGCCGATGATGCCGGGGCGCTGGCCGCCTGTCTCGACCAGGCCCTGACACGAGAAGCCGGCGAGCCGGACAACGTCTGCGACTACCGCTACAACCCGCTCCCCGGCCGGACGGAGCCGGCGGGCCTGCTCCGGGCCCGGGGGTTCGAGCAATGCACGGGCCGCCTGCGCTATCACCGCGCCCCGGCCCCCCTGCAACCGGACGAGGCCCCCCATGCCGGCCGGGCAGAGGCCCGCGGCTACGCCACCCGTCTGATCACGGCCGCCGATGCCGATGCGCCGGAGACCGGCCGGCTGCTGGACCAGGTCGCCCATATCCACAACCGCTGCTTCGGCGCCCGCGGCAATGGTGCCGGGATGACAGGGCAGGTGATCCGCGCCAATCTGGATGCCCCGGGAAGCGGCCTGATCATGACCGGTCGCGGCCCCGACCTCGCCGGCTATATCCTCTTCACCCCGGCCCATGACGGCCTGCTCGGCAGCGAATGCGCCTGCCTGCGCCGCCACTGGGGCTCCGGCGCCGCCGACCTGATCTGCCGCGAGATGATCACCCATGCCTGGACCCATGGCCGCCAGGCGATCACCGCCTTTGCCGATGCCGGCAATGCCGCGTCACGCCGCATGCTGGAACGGGCGGGGTTGCGGGTGGTGGACAGTTTTGATCAGTGGGTGTGCCCGCAGGCGCCGGTCCAGCCGTAG